The genomic window tactctttaccatattcgtacagctattgcttattcactaatacgtgcatggatgtaggggaatccccAAAATACGAAGAGcctgttttcaatacagtaaaaaacataaaaatgcatacacgtagttagtatcttcttgtgtgtgtatgtacgtgaatcgcaatgcctaagttagtgttgagtattaaagacaaagtcAATGTCATTGAAgttcataagaaagaaaaactaaatgtacgagagttggcaaagaaatgtaagatcagcaaaacACAAGCTGTTAGCACTATCAAAACAAAgaacaaattttaagtttgtgggacactgacgtcaacccggagcaaaaaggagtctgctgaagcccaaaggccttaattttgataaattgtgctacgaatggtttgtgaaagctcgaaataagagcattcctctgtcaggcatacttataaggagcaaagctaaagaaattgcagtgagactcaattacgacgattttagtgcatcatccggctggctggaaaggttcaaaaaacgtcacaacataactttccgtacaatttttttgaatattttgtccACAAAACTtcattctttaatttatgaacctCCTTACTCAgtcttatttatatgtattaatattcttgttttggaaataaaattgtttaaacattcatcaataataattttttcataaGCGGCCACCTCTCATAAGCGGgcaaatttggcagtctcttaggtgtccgcttaagagagagtacactatatctatatattaatacgctaacaaaatttccatacaatcaattgacaggctgtttcgaataattagcatacgtaaaatcatacaaaagttatatgaatcgattcgtattgatcggccgcagtgcataggcctatttttgttaacaaatataactctatttgtttataattaatagaaaaagttgtttgtaaattcgaacaattcacacaaatatcgtaattcattttcgtgcacaagcgcgccatctttgggaaaaattatctaagttttctaatgcgaatttcaatgACCTAAACTTTTAttcacaagcgcgccgtctttgggaacaattatctaagtgttctaatgtgaatttaaaattttatgtatccccgctaaattcgaaagcataAATGTTTCACCAACATACAAATATGGactcccattgttgccacttacctataatagcctctaccaaaatcctaaaaaactgttccaaaataatttgtagcgtaccaaaaaatcttaaatagaattaatttttgaccggcccattttttgtggcaaatttcacttacacgtaaatacatgtctttatttaacagattctttgttttttattttagttgttttcaaaaaaacatgaaatcacatataatgagttaacttttgttgaaactaactaatttatttataacaattaatggcaaatttgctcgaaaattttgttgcatttgcagatttaatcctcattttagataaagtacgtcttatactgaacaaaaaaaaagttacaaaaatataacattacattttttatatttgccgtctttcagtgagttttacagctccggctcacgctcaattctcacgggaatgctctggatcattgagagacttgagaagcagatgccgttaaattttcgcacacgtgaaatgtgataggcagatgtcgccgccgtttttcatttaacttataCGGCGAAAgtctaagcagcgacatctatttttgaaaaattaggtttattaaaggcaacgttgccaaactaaaaagaagtaattaacaaattatctggctctcaaattgaaccagacttctatctggatttatctggctcaaatcgttgttgttgcatttaaatgcaaaattatttatctggctcaggattttaccaccggatgatggcaattgccttttatgctaatgaCGAAACAACAAAACgccccaaaaacgtttttgattttaggtcaaagcggcaacaggcatcatagcggccgtattgcataggcagtatattacccactatatttattattaggctaactttgttggattatatatacattaatcggatgcttagatcctataaccctaatttgtttatgtcgcttaaagttatgaaatcaattttattttagtaaatatgtttgcgtgaataatttcaatgtttttgtttgtttttcttttcttcctaatttattctgctttattatatcttagtattatattgttcacagacgatattttatggtagatatggtcatatatattaatgaaatggagtgcttacaaatttaatacaaattaattacgtacatagatctcaataggaaacccaacattaaatatccgaacattagaatcttcatatttccacaatgatcacattaaaactcggaaaaaatttaagtgcacttattgcgtttttatatggagctgtttgttcacttcacttaattttttcgcaatttaagtactttattttttttctttaatttaaccatttttttagtaaactgtgccttctttctcattacataattttgttatatttttattttattttttatgaaggtatcctctattctactcgaaatttttgttttgtgtcacacttacatattagatatgtatttatacaaaattaaacgggtggcgtgaaataggctaaattcctttagcaaatttcttcgtttttaactaagagttcatgttttttgaattatgacactattgaagtaaatgggcgatatatgtatatgggtgatagatataggcctactggggaaccgagctcccaaaactaacttcggtagagCGCCagcggggaccttccgggtgtggaaagacctatttttcaattaaatttcaagtaatttcaccataattctatgtcaatttcatttgattttacataatttttatattttggtttaaggagctccatccaaaacgttataattacgtgTGAAAAGtgtgtagaaaatttaagaaaatacaatcaaaaagtacaaagtcttagatcaaattcaaaattttaaagaaaaagttaagttagaccagtttgcatagactgagttgaaaaaaatacacggtggtcgaatttcgaccacaggcgatactagtatgtaTTATTCCGCAGCCGGGTAACACtactaagcacacaaaacaaacaacaacagcatttcatgtgtacagctgggtaagcaatgttcggtttcactcgaacttagacttaCATGTTGcgtaatcgaaatttttttttggagaacGTTTTGctttttggccatcggtaaaaatcaaGATAAATTCACCCTGCCtacatcatgttacaatcaaatatacgacataaaacAATGACGTAAAAAAAGTATCGGTTACTATAATGGTTATGGAAGGTCCGTTATGAATTTTGATTGCTATAATGtttatttttaccttttcaaacgtataaaaaaataaccattattttccgtccctgtttccaccaaataaaatgaataaatgttgttaaatagttggatgtacatacataaattgatttaaaattttcaaatattttatagaGAAGAATTCGAGGTTTCCACAAAAGTATGTAtgattttgacaatttttaaaaaattttgaacccTTTACAGTGTCAGTTTTGTACAGCGATTTGTTCATTTTTTATGCTGCAAGCGGTCTTAGcgcagcgaaaaaaaaattataaatatggtTCGCACGCATTATGAGATATTTCTAGATAACATAGGATCTGTTCAAATCCCTTTAGTGTAATTGTGGGTTCGCGACATTCCCGAAAAAGCTTTTTCCTAAATTGAGTTAGTGCTCGATTTGATATCTGTAAATATTAATTTTTCCAGAAAGTATCAATTTATAATGTAGTATTTATTAATCAGTTCATAATAccgatatttttaacaaaaaaactgCACGATCAAGTGCACTAACTTTATTGCTGATTTTCTCGAAATCAGCTGTACGTGACTATTGCGTTTATGGCGGGAAGCCACAGACATATTTCCGCGAGCAATAACTTATATAATTGTGCAGAAACCAAAGGATGAAATGTATATTAGCTGCGTCCAAAGTCAAGAAAGTAGCTATATAAGAACTGTTTTGATGCAGACCAGCACCAAACAATTTTTATACGTTTTTTTTCTTACACTTTCAGGTCCACGCTTTGGAATTCGCCATGTTCAGATTCTTTTGCTATTTCTCAATATGACTTGCGTTTATATGGCCCGCTTGAGCATATCTGTTCTCGTAGTGGCAATGACAAACGCTGAAACTACCAATCCGGATTTTCCGGTAAACTAATTTAGTAGTTTAGTACATGTATACATACTGCAAAACTTTATTACTTATATGTACTCAACTAGCGAGACATGCTGATATTGCCATAtataaatgtttttgttattgataatagAGAAAAGTTACAAAGTTTACACGTGACGAAAATTTTTAGagcatatttctgaatttcatttcttcatcagttAGCTTTACGGGAGCTGCGTATTGAACTCGGGATCTTCAATATTTATACTTCTTACTGGTGGTAAGTCAAATGCCTCTATTCACTCAGTCATATGAATTCCCCGTTGCTTGCTTTGTTAATTGTCtctcagtattgcctttttgttactATTCCTTTTTATACACTATTTGGTACATAATATGTACGTATATACTATATGTTTTTTATCTAAACTGTGTGGAATATTTAAGGGCGCGCTTTTAACAGCTTGGTAACATTGGATTTTAAGCAATGCTTCCGCTTCCGATTTCTggcggggcattcatatgactGAGCGCATAAAGGCAGCTGCTTTTACAATAGTATGAAGTATGCAGCAAAGAGGatgaatacaataagagccgtcactcgttattttgtggcgagtacctcgctggaaattgaaaaaattgatgccgaatggtttctgagagggacatttttaattgtctcgcatttatccatgccgtgtaggccccttgtgcaactgtgatttttagaaagagaattaaataaattaattaaatacagtcgaaaaataaacacaaatactccacgaaaatgtatagaagacatttataaacatctcgcccaaaaaaaatgtagcgactacctctcagtatacatcgagtaaatgccaaaaaaataacgagtgacgcctcttattgtatttatcctctttgtatGAAGTACGATAAGTGCTTAACGTgagtaaaggctccattactgatacttagcatagacttgacttggcttgcgaactgtcacttacagttctgttaaatgaacattgcatgttactgattactcaaaacttaacttgacttagaagtctgttgaattttgattttctatgtaagttctaagtgacgtttacattttgagatgccatttgtttgtttccatttcattttgacattttgtcatacaaattgacatttatttaaaaataaatttcaacgctgattatgatgccacattttatgcgccaagtggagtataatcgtggctaagttgccaagtttacgccaagtcaagtcaagtctatgctaagtatcactaATGGGGGCTTAACTGTCAGTGGAAGGCTCAACCGCACGGTGTCAGAcacggatctaattgcatgatcagTGACCCAACTATCGGCTCGATATTGCCTTCCACAGCACTTCTTAGCCAAATCATTGGTACCAACTTAGATTGTAATCGGGTGTTTCAATTAGAAGTTCTTACCTTGGTATGATATGGAATCTATCGTGCTCCCGCTATTTTAAGGAAAATCGCATACTGTTGAAACGGAACTCCACCTTGAATTACACTAGGATTATATTCTATGCAGAAATATTTCGCTGTAACATGTTCTAATGCTAAGGCTCATCAGATACATGAAACTATTccacaattttaatacaagtattAGGGGATGTGAGCACTGCGAAATTCGTGGATCACAATTTGGGGATGCGATCATAACATGGTCAACACATCTGATAGCAATGCTACTACTAcaataaattgataaaatttaCACAGGATTTTTAAGTCCGTTCTTTGTGAAAAACTACTTCGATCTATGATACCATCTTTATTTATCACAAGTACTAATCCCATTCGCTCAAGTATCAGATGATGTGGTCGTCATTGTCTAACGAAgtttaaaacaatttcaaaaaggATGGTGGGCACTAACCCACTCTTACAATTATCAATAATTATCCACAAGGATTGACCATTTATGTTACTTTTATTCTCCCAATTAATCAACtttttattctgcattttttaaACTTCCGTATTTATTCATCCAAGTTTAATGCTGCCTTCAATTCTCAACATTCACAATTTTGGTATGTGATCAACCGTTTCTATGACCTTCCGCAGAAGAGTGTTTGAAATATTTGTACGTAGACGAGAAAATATAGTGAGGCAGTTTACCGTATGCCAACCATCCATCGCAGAACCCTGCACTACTCCGAAGATAATGCTTTATCGTCTGATTCGAAGGCTGTAGCGACGGCATTACTCCGAGGAGTATGCTTTATTGTCGACTTCCTAAAGGTGAATTCGACGTATTAAGGAAAAGCCAAAAGGATAAAGCCAAAGAAAACGCCACAACAGGCCATGAAACCACAACCCCCGCGGTTCATCCAAATCCTAAAGCTAGGAGTCAAATCATGAATACAAGCATGATACGATACATTGCATCAGATTCCAACTGGGATGTCCTACTCCTCGCGGTACAGTTTTTATAGACCGTGATAGGGTCTCGCAGGCGGTACACAACGTCCACTGTGCTCCCTTTCAAGTAAACACAACTCCGGAACTAGTTAGCATTTTATTTCGTCACAAATATGACGACGTTAATTTGCAACTTGGTATTATGAATTTTGGAGGTTTCGAGTTCAatcctcagctcccgaaaaggtagctgatgaagaagtgaaattcagaaacatttcttagtaaccatcgccgtgaccaaactttgtaatttttctctagtatctataaaaaaatacaattacCGACTAATATTTACATACTATGTAAAcatgttttaattatttttcctaGGAATTCGATTGGTCAGAGAAAGAGAGAAACTACATCATTTCCAGTTTTTATTGGGGCTATGTGGTAACACAATTTCCAGCTGGTTACCTAAATCGGCGCTTTGGCGCGAAGTTCGtaatatttttttcaactttCTCTTCAGCCATAATAACTTTATTCACACCGTTGGTCGTGATGACTGGCAGTTGGAAAGCTTATTGCGCCATTCGTATGGCACATGGCCTCATAGAAGGTCCACTCTTTCCTTGTATTAATGATCATGTAGCTAAATGGTCACCACCACAAGAACGTTATTTTCTTAGCGCACTTGCTTTTACCGGCGTAAACTCTGGAACTGTTACTTCTATCTTGTTTAGTGGTTTGATAGCAAGTAGCTCACTGGGTTGGCCAGGCGTTTCGTATATACCCGGAGGTCTTTGCATTGTGTGGTGTGGagtatggctcatatttggggaAACGAATGCACCATCCTCACGTTTTATTACGAAAGAGGAATGTATATACATTGAATCATCTTTAAATCGTGGAAAtgattttcataagaaaaaaatacCAGTTCCTTGGGTTGCGATGTGGAAATCGGTGACATTTTGGGCATTATTATTTTCAAGTGCGTGTATAAGCTGGGGATCGACTACACTTCAAAGCCAAATTCCATCATACTTAAATGGTGTGTTGAACATGGATATCAAAAATAATGCCTACTACTCGACACTGCCTTATATAGCTAATTGGATTATGACATATATTTATGCATTTATGGGTAATATGGCGATTCGAAAGGGTTGGCTTACTTTAACACAAATGCGAAAGATATCCAATACGATAGGGACGTGGATACCTACAATTCTCCTAATTTGTATTGGCTTCCTAGATGATGCAAACATGGAGCTCATTATTACTATTTTGATTGTGAATATTGGTTTGGAAGCTGGAACAGCCACTGGAGCTCTTCTTAGTACTATTGATTTGGCACCAAATCATGCTGGCTTTGTTATGGGTATTATAAACCCAATATGCAGTATTATACCCTTAGTTTCGCCATTGGTTGTTGGTGTTGTAGTCACAGATGTGGTAAGCTTGACATTTATAAAAGTCTGCAGCATTTATAATaaatttcttcttcttcttaccATGTTTTTCTCAGCACGATCGGTCTGAATGGCAAATAATTTTTGGAATTTCGGCGGCGGTAGGCTTTTTGGGTAGTCTCGTATTCTTAATTTTTGGCTCATCGGAGCCCGCACCATGGGATGCACCAGATTTtcttataaaacaaaatattgaaGAGCCCATGAACAATTCGGCGCAGAAAAGTACATTTGAAGAAATTTCTGGATTTGATAGCGTTCAGCGGGAACCCAAGATTAGTTTTAAGGTTACAGATTCGAATTAGATACAATTTATACATATAATAGCACACATTAAAGATATAACGTTAATGCATTTAGATGTTTATTTAGAGAACGGAGTATTTTTAGCGTTAAAGTATAAGAAACATTTATAAAATCGTCGACCACCTTCTTGCTGCATTAAAATTAACGCAATATATATATGAACGAAAGTTGGTGTACAATGGACTATCTTCTAACCAGGGTTGGACAAAGTGCAATATAAACTTAGTTCACTAAGCCTTGCAACAAAGCTAGTGCTTAAAtgactgtcaaaaaaaattttcactaccACAAAAAAATCTTAATGATAGCGAAAAACTTGAGTGATAGTGAAAACTAAAGTGATAGTGATAATAACATATTACTCTTTGAGAAAGGAGGCTAAAGTACAGGATCAAAGGCCCTTTTCTGGCCATCTAAATGCCAGAAAGACTTTGACGTCAAAGAAATGCGGTAAATGTTATATCGTAGAGGCAAGATTTTGATGTCAAATTATTAAAGGCAAAGAGATGCATATGCAGATGTTATACATACTTTAATCTTTTTAGCAGATTCAGGGCAGCCTACCACACCAAAAattctgggttcaactcccgggaaaatcaacataaaaaatttagaagtaAAGTCTTTcaacttcgaaaaaaaatttgttgcaaaCTCGGCAGTAATTTGCAAACatttcgagtatatttctgccacgaaaactTCTACGCGGGAAACATGTAGCAGAATGGTGAAAATTGTGGCTATTGCCTAAAAaggacaaaaattgaagaaaaaagcCCAGCGGATTAAATTTCAACACATTGTtattcagctccattcatgaaaggtacgaGGTCTTCGGCATGGCGgatgacagtcccgtccttatttgtttttgtttgcggcTATTGCCGTAAAAACGATTGTGTATGAAATTTCATTTCTTAAACTGCCTAGTAACACTGTACGTCAATGAATAAaaagtttgtatttttatatatcgttcatttttaaacTAAACTCTGAGGTGGAAAGTGGTAagtaaaatttcatttaatttttggtTGTTTTGCGTAGTTTTGTACTTAACAGAAAGAAAATAGATAATCTTAATTGAATCGTAGTAAGTCTAAGCCCAGTTGTGATCGGTTTGCATTGGTGTTTACTGTTGGTATTCCTGGTGgtttcttgaattttttatcttacctacaacttttttttctgagcttatttattaaacaaaattatgCACTTTTTGTAAAATCACTGCCACGCTAGTAGCATGACGCTTCATATGTTTGACCAGTTTTTGTCCATGTTGCCTGTTGTTATTCAGTGTGGTTTCAACAAATACCGAAACTCCATCAACGATGTTAAGAAAATTTCACAGTGCATCATTAAAATGTTGcctaatttcataaaaaataaatacacaaaATTGTAGCATTTTTGGCTGCATTGATTTAGGCTACAATtttgtgtatttattttttatgaaattaggCAACATTTTAATGATGCACTGTGAAATTTTCTTAACATCGTTGATGGAGTTTCGGTATTTGTTGAAACCACACTGAATAACAACAGGCAACATGGACAAAAACTGGTCAAACATATGCAGCGTCATGCTACTAGCGTGGCAGTGATTTTACAAAAAGTGCataattttgttcaataaataagctcagaaaaaaaagttgtaggtaagataaaaaattcaagaaacCACCAGGAATACCAACAGTAAACACCAATGCAAACATGGGAGAAAAAGAACCGCCTTTTTTTCTATATTCCTTATAAATGTAAATGTTGCAAATATGATCAACTCTTATAATATGATTACATTAAATTCAACCTCAATGCTGAAACTTcgcaaaaatatttatatgtattattCGTAGGAATAGCATGGCATTGATTTGTTGTAGCGTGGCAGTGCTACGAAATACTGTCAGAAGATATAATGAAATAAGATTTTAAGGAAACGAGGAGTCTCTGGCTTTGGCATCATATCTCATCGATTGAACTTATTcgcaaactttttcgaaaaagtgAAGTAACATCTTAACACACAGCATTTCAGTGCTACCAAATCCGGCTTAACTTTAAAGCCATTGAAAAATAGAAGGCCATTTAGAATTCACGGAAGCAAATAACAATTTTTTCGTAAGCCACTTCAATTGTGTACATAATGAAT from Eurosta solidaginis isolate ZX-2024a chromosome 3, ASM4086904v1, whole genome shotgun sequence includes these protein-coding regions:
- the LOC137245615 gene encoding putative inorganic phosphate cotransporter; translation: MNGEKSDPEIAKGPRFGIRHVQILLLFLNMTCVYMARLSISVLVVAMTNAETTNPDFPEFDWSEKERNYIISSFYWGYVVTQFPAGYLNRRFGAKFVIFFSTFSSAIITLFTPLVVMTGSWKAYCAIRMAHGLIEGPLFPCINDHVAKWSPPQERYFLSALAFTGVNSGTVTSILFSGLIASSSLGWPGVSYIPGGLCIVWCGVWLIFGETNAPSSRFITKEECIYIESSLNRGNDFHKKKIPVPWVAMWKSVTFWALLFSSACISWGSTTLQSQIPSYLNGVLNMDIKNNAYYSTLPYIANWIMTYIYAFMGNMAIRKGWLTLTQMRKISNTIGTWIPTILLICIGFLDDANMELIITILIVNIGLEAGTATGALLSTIDLAPNHAGFVMGIINPICSIIPLVSPLVVGVVVTDVHDRSEWQIIFGISAAVGFLGSLVFLIFGSSEPAPWDAPDFLIKQNIEEPMNNSAQKSTFEEISGFDSVQREPKISFKVTDSN